The proteins below are encoded in one region of Streptomyces ficellus:
- a CDS encoding helix-turn-helix domain-containing protein encodes MAAAGERPLNEVKFLTVAEVASVMRVSKMTVYRLVHSGHLPAIRVGRSFRVPEQAVHEYLRESFVGVETA; translated from the coding sequence ATGGCTGCTGCTGGCGAGAGGCCTCTCAACGAGGTCAAGTTCCTGACCGTGGCGGAAGTCGCCTCGGTGATGCGAGTGTCGAAGATGACCGTGTACCGCTTGGTGCACAGCGGTCATCTGCCGGCGATCCGGGTGGGCAGGTCGTTCCGGGTTCCGGAGCAAGCGGTTCACGAGTACCTCAGGGAGTCCTTCGTGGGGGTGGAGACGGCGTAG
- a CDS encoding 30S ribosomal protein bS22, with protein MGSVIKKRRKRMAKKKHRKLLKRTRVQRRNKK; from the coding sequence GTGGGCTCTGTTATCAAGAAGCGGCGCAAGCGGATGGCGAAGAAGAAGCACCGCAAGCTGCTCAAGCGCACTCGCGTTCAGCGTCGCAACAAGAAGTAA